One stretch of Penaeus vannamei isolate JL-2024 chromosome 7, ASM4276789v1, whole genome shotgun sequence DNA includes these proteins:
- the LOC113808511 gene encoding group XIIB secretory phospholipase A2-like protein, which yields MKVGIRLVLSLAITLVVPFVPGARGDGYFQSVYESIVQAQATLREVATTVNKGLKTLAETMKFVEKFVDSTVEEECQYSCPKNKVPVANPNHIPDYNGCGALGVFFEKEDLSRPEMVDCCNEHDLCYDTCGSDKDECDLRFKKCLYNTCNSNQQEMEVLSLKACKGGAKLLYTATLALGCTSYKDAQEQACICVDKNDIPKTRYEL from the coding sequence ATGAAGGTGGGAATACGGTTGGTGTTGAGTTTGGCCATCACTTTGGTCGTTCCCTTCGTCCCAGGGGCGAGGGGAGACGGCTACTTTCAGTCAGTGTACGAAAGCATTGTGCAGGCCCAGGCCACCCTCAGGGAAGTGGCTACAACGGTGAACAAAGGCTTGAAGACTCTAGCAGAGACTATGAAATTTGTGGAAAAATTTGTTGATTCAACAGTGGAAGAGGAATGCCAGTACAGCTGTCCCAAGAACAAGGTTCCTGTTGCCAACCCCAACCACATCCCAGACTACAATGGGTGTGGGGCTCTGGGCGTATTCTTTGAGAAGGAGGATTTGTCAAGACCAGAGATGGTTGACTGTTGTAATGAGCATGATCTCTGCTATGACACATGTGGGAGCGATAAAGATGAGTGCGACCTTCGCTTTAAGAAATGCCTTTACAACACTTGCAACAGCAACCAGCAAGAAATGGAGGTTTTGTCACTGAAGGCATGTAAAGGAGGTGCAAAGCTGCTTTACACAGCAACATTAGCATTGGGATGTACATCATATAAGGATGCACAGGAACAGGCATGCATATGTGTGGATAAGAATGACATCCCTAAAACACGATACGAGTTATAG
- the Elp4 gene encoding elongator complex protein 4 — protein MSHAGSVSSFQKKGKAKVVSIPGTRPSLHNAQLLISTGLPSLDYLLGGGLPVGSLLIVEEDRYDVYSKLFLKYFLAEGVMNGHMTTLASLDMSPQSIISDLPSSGDTNPEDTAVDMTDTQMTIAWRYQNQKSQSLPISSNKFGHSYDLTKVMNSSLIDKIDVELWDGKNTEEGKGMVKNKYYWSLLQLIKRRIESGNLSTSFNKAKTNVMRIALHSLGSPLWGWEFNQHEKDHQWESLTAFIYMLRALVRSSFSIGMVTIPSHLFADPALMSRLTTAGDFVVRLESFQGSEKETNPVFKDYHGLFHIVKLSALNSLVPPLLDSTDWVFRLKRRSLTIERLHLPPELSETVSRDQEDVVTKSGPACMGGKLPKHLDF, from the coding sequence ATGTCCCATGCTGGTAGTGTTAGCAGTTTTCAGAAAAAAGGCAAAGCAAAGGTAGTCTCAATTCCAGGTACTCGCCCATCGCTCCATAATGCCCAGCTTCTGATTTCAACTGGCTTGCCTTCTCTTGATTACCTGTTAGGAGGAGGGCTACCTGTTGGTTCACTACTCATAGTGGAAGAAGATAGATATGATGTGTATAGTAAACTGTTCCTCAAGTACTTCCTTGCTGAAGGGGTGATGAATGGACACATGACTACTTTGGCCAGCTTAGACATGTCTCCTCAAAGTATTATTTCAGATTTACCTTCATCAGGAGACACCAACCCAGAGGACACAGCTGTTGatatgacagacacacagatgacCATTGCTTGGAGGTATCAGAATCAGAAGTCACAATCTTTACCCATCAGTAGTAATAAATTTGGTCATAGTTATGATCTGACAAAGGTAATGAATTCAAGTCTCATAGATAAGATAGATGTGGAATTATGGGATGGTAAAAAcacagaagaaggaaagggaatggtaaAGAACAAATATTACTGGTCTCTCTTACAACTTATTAAGAGAAGAATAGAGTCAGGAAACCTGTCAACATCTTTTAATAAAGCAAAGACCAATGTTATGCGCATAGCCCTGCATTCACTTGGATCTCCACTCTGGGGTTGGGAATTTAATCAGCATGAGAAGGACCATCAGTGGGAAAGTCTTACAGCTTTTATTTACATGTTACGGGCCCTTGTACGCTCTTCGTTTTCCATAGGAATGGTCACTATTCCATCTCATCTGTTTGCAGACCCTGCTCTCATGTCTCGCTTGACAACAGCTGGGGATTTTGTAGTGAGACTTGAATCATTTCAAGGGTCAGAGAAGGAAACAAATCCAGTATTCAAGGATTACCATGGGCTTTTCCATATTGTGAAGCTGTCTGCACTCAATAGCCTTGTTCCTCCCTTGTTAGACTCCACAGACTGGGTTTTTCGACTAAAAAGACGCAGTTTAACTATTGAGCGTTTGCATCTCCCTCCTGAATTGTCAGAGACTGTCAGCAGAGATCAAGAAGACGTTGTCACTAAATCAGGTCCTGCTTGTATGGGGGGGAAACTCCCGAAACACTTGGATTTTTGA